A window from Frischella perrara encodes these proteins:
- the lptC gene encoding LPS export ABC transporter periplasmic protein LptC, protein MMTKKNLIYILLITLVISVYFYQNDKSTNTLIPTIDLTNQPLYQSDKMVTMIYDPLGNLNYKMSAAKVKYFEQSEHTLFEAPDIISYNRESSATWHIKANHATLVGNKILYLSDNVLLVNQLPNSQLRKIFTDNVKIDLKTQIVTSEDPVTIEGPTFTSKGNKLLGNLRNKTADILENVKTYYNATNNLHNNTTN, encoded by the coding sequence ATGATGACTAAAAAAAATTTAATCTATATTTTACTAATAACTTTGGTTATTAGTGTGTATTTTTACCAAAATGATAAGTCTACAAACACTCTAATTCCTACGATTGATTTGACAAATCAACCGTTGTATCAAAGTGATAAAATGGTCACGATGATATATGATCCTCTTGGCAATCTAAATTATAAAATGAGTGCAGCTAAAGTAAAATATTTTGAGCAATCTGAACATACCTTATTTGAAGCTCCTGATATCATTTCCTATAATCGTGAAAGTAGTGCCACTTGGCATATAAAAGCTAATCATGCAACATTAGTTGGTAATAAGATATTGTATTTAAGTGATAATGTTCTTTTAGTTAATCAACTTCCAAATTCACAACTAAGAAAGATCTTTACCGATAATGTCAAAATTGATTTGAAAACTCAAATTGTTACTTCCGAAGATCCTGTAACCATTGAAGGTCCTACCTTTACTTCAAAAGGTAATAAATTGCTGGGTAACTTACGAAATAAAACTGCAGATATATTAGAAAATGTTAAAACCTATTATAATGCGACCAATAATCTTCACAATAATACAACAAATTAA
- the yccX gene encoding acylphosphatase, with amino-acid sequence MPTIQHSNTHSCIVMHIVGRVQGVGFRFFTYQKAKSLNLSGYVKNLDNGDVEIVACGKINQVEALIEWIKQGGPASANITHYSVKQIQLHEHYTSFNVKY; translated from the coding sequence ATGCCAACTATTCAACATTCAAATACACATAGCTGTATTGTTATGCATATCGTCGGTAGAGTTCAAGGCGTAGGGTTTCGCTTTTTTACTTACCAAAAGGCAAAAAGTCTTAATTTATCTGGCTATGTTAAAAATTTGGATAATGGTGATGTCGAAATTGTAGCTTGTGGCAAAATTAATCAAGTTGAAGCGTTAATTGAATGGATTAAACAAGGTGGTCCAGCCTCAGCTAATATAACACACTATAGTGTTAAACAGATTCAGCTTCATGAGCATTATACTTCTTTCAATGTTAAGTATTAA
- a CDS encoding efflux RND transporter periplasmic adaptor subunit: MTFPKKITIKFLALIAIILLVLFIFVSVFFPSTPTTRYITTQVARGNLEKTVLADGKISAFKLVNVGAQVSGQIKKLYVKLGDEVKVGQMIAEIDDLKQKNDLKQSEASLTSLEAQRKAKEANLKNYQLTYDRQLKLVKKGVGVQSDLDAAEAQLDAIKADIASLDADIIRARIAVDTAQVNLGYTKITSPIDGVVVATPVEEGQTVNSVQSAPTIVKVAQLDKMTVEAQISEADVINVTTGMPIYFTILGLPEQRFEGLTLRAIEPAPTSINNETTSSSSSTNSAIYYNGLFDVDNPKHILRISMSAQVYIILDQAKDVLYIPSNAIQRKLNNNLAIVFVLDDNQKLIEKEIQYGLDNHVNVEVKGGLKENDTIVVSTFDGSTISNQRMPRGKF, encoded by the coding sequence ATGACGTTTCCAAAGAAAATAACAATAAAGTTTTTAGCCTTAATTGCTATTATACTTTTAGTTCTTTTTATTTTTGTTTCGGTTTTTTTTCCTTCGACACCAACGACCAGATATATTACAACTCAGGTGGCACGAGGTAATCTAGAAAAAACAGTGCTTGCCGATGGTAAAATCAGTGCATTCAAGTTAGTTAATGTAGGTGCTCAGGTTTCGGGACAAATAAAAAAATTGTATGTTAAGCTCGGTGATGAAGTTAAAGTCGGTCAAATGATTGCCGAAATTGACGATTTAAAACAAAAAAATGATTTGAAACAATCTGAAGCATCATTAACTAGTTTAGAAGCACAACGAAAGGCCAAGGAAGCTAATTTAAAAAATTATCAATTAACATATGATCGTCAATTAAAACTTGTAAAAAAAGGAGTTGGTGTTCAATCCGATTTGGATGCTGCCGAAGCCCAATTAGATGCAATTAAAGCGGATATTGCTTCTCTTGATGCTGATATTATTCGAGCTAGAATAGCTGTTGATACCGCACAAGTGAACTTAGGTTATACTAAAATTACTTCACCAATTGATGGCGTAGTCGTTGCCACACCAGTTGAAGAAGGACAAACTGTTAATTCAGTACAAAGTGCTCCTACAATCGTAAAAGTTGCACAGTTAGATAAAATGACTGTTGAAGCACAAATATCAGAGGCTGATGTTATTAATGTTACTACTGGAATGCCGATTTATTTTACTATCTTAGGTCTTCCTGAACAACGATTTGAAGGTTTAACATTAAGAGCTATTGAGCCAGCACCTACTTCTATTAATAATGAGACTACGAGCTCATCAAGTTCAACCAATTCAGCCATTTATTATAATGGTCTATTTGATGTTGATAATCCTAAACACATATTACGTATTTCAATGAGTGCTCAAGTTTATATCATCTTAGATCAAGCTAAAGATGTTTTATATATTCCGTCGAATGCTATTCAACGAAAGCTAAATAATAACTTAGCAATTGTTTTTGTATTAGATGATAATCAGAAACTTATTGAAAAAGAAATTCAGTATGGTTTAGATAACCATGTTAATGTTGAAGTGAAAGGCGGATTAAAAGAAAATGATACAATTGTCGTAAGCACTTTTGATGGTTCGACTATTAGTAATCAAAGAATGCCACGAGGCAAATTTTAA
- a CDS encoding MacB family efflux pump subunit, whose translation MESLALIQLENIVREFPAGDSTIQVLKGINLKISAGEMVAIVGASGSGKSTLMNILGCLDKPTSGIYKVGDRITGQLSTDELAELRREHFGFIFQRYHLLNALTAQGNVEVPAIYAGVNKEKRQQRSFEILSRLGLADKINNKPNQLSGGQQQRVSIGRALINGGNIILADEPTGALDQKSGHEVMSILRELHQQGHTIIIVTHDAKIAQSAQRIIEISDGSIISDTQNLNFPDNELNKHQVKLIETVNVSDNFAAKYARFKDAFKMAILSMLSHRLRTFLTMLGIIFGIAAVVCAVALGEGSKQQLLSDLSSMGTSTLEIIPGSGFGDRNASKINTLRSSDADVLAQQSYIHSATPNVSTSVYFRKANQALSGVVNGVGEQFFAVRGYVITRGKAFDNNQVNQSSQSVVIDENTVKRLFPNQNPIGQVFYVGQLPVTVIGVAVRNNQGFGSNENLNVWLPYTTVINRMIGQTSLKSITVRIKDDVDLSVAEHAIEKIMVQRHGSKDFFIFNSDSVRQMMESTKATTSALIAAIAFISLVVGGIGVMNIMLVSVTERTREIGVRMAVGARSNDILQQFLIEAILVCLIGGLLGITLSLFIGVIFSYFVSIFPMVFSLTAIIAAFLCSSFVGIVFGYFPARRAARLDPIYALERE comes from the coding sequence ATGGAAAGTTTAGCATTGATTCAATTAGAGAATATTGTTAGAGAATTTCCAGCTGGCGATTCAACTATTCAAGTCTTAAAAGGAATAAATTTAAAAATTTCAGCCGGTGAAATGGTTGCTATTGTCGGTGCATCTGGTTCAGGGAAATCAACTTTGATGAATATTCTGGGGTGTCTGGATAAACCCACAAGTGGTATCTATAAAGTTGGCGATCGAATAACAGGCCAATTGTCAACGGATGAATTAGCTGAATTAAGACGTGAACATTTTGGCTTTATTTTTCAACGCTATCATTTACTCAATGCTTTAACTGCTCAAGGTAATGTTGAAGTACCAGCAATCTATGCAGGTGTAAATAAAGAAAAACGTCAGCAACGATCATTTGAAATCCTATCTCGTTTAGGTTTAGCAGACAAAATTAACAATAAGCCTAATCAATTATCTGGTGGACAACAACAACGTGTAAGCATTGGTCGAGCTCTGATTAATGGTGGCAATATTATACTAGCTGATGAGCCTACAGGTGCGCTTGATCAGAAAAGTGGTCATGAAGTAATGAGCATTCTACGGGAACTGCATCAGCAAGGTCATACAATTATAATTGTGACTCATGATGCGAAAATTGCGCAAAGTGCTCAAAGGATTATTGAAATTAGTGATGGTAGTATTATCTCAGATACTCAAAACCTCAACTTTCCTGATAATGAATTAAATAAACATCAAGTCAAACTAATAGAAACTGTTAACGTTTCTGATAATTTCGCTGCGAAATACGCTCGTTTTAAAGATGCCTTTAAAATGGCAATCTTATCAATGCTATCCCATCGATTGAGAACTTTTCTAACAATGTTAGGTATCATCTTTGGTATTGCTGCGGTGGTATGCGCCGTCGCTTTAGGTGAAGGTTCAAAACAGCAACTCTTATCCGATCTTAGTTCAATGGGAACGAGCACTTTAGAAATTATACCCGGATCAGGTTTTGGTGATCGTAATGCAAGCAAAATTAATACATTACGATCTTCAGATGCTGATGTTTTAGCACAGCAAAGTTATATTCATAGTGCAACACCTAATGTTTCAACAAGTGTTTATTTCCGAAAAGCAAATCAAGCGCTTTCAGGCGTTGTTAATGGGGTGGGAGAACAATTCTTTGCAGTGCGAGGCTATGTCATCACTAGAGGCAAGGCTTTTGATAATAATCAGGTTAATCAATCATCACAAAGTGTGGTAATTGATGAAAATACGGTTAAACGCCTATTCCCAAATCAAAACCCGATTGGACAAGTATTCTACGTTGGGCAATTGCCTGTTACGGTTATTGGTGTAGCTGTTAGAAATAACCAGGGATTCGGTAGCAATGAAAATCTAAATGTATGGTTACCTTACACTACAGTCATTAATCGAATGATTGGGCAAACATCTTTAAAGAGTATTACAGTGCGTATTAAGGATGATGTTGATTTGTCTGTCGCTGAGCATGCTATTGAAAAAATTATGGTACAACGGCATGGTTCAAAGGATTTCTTTATCTTTAATTCTGATAGTGTACGTCAAATGATGGAATCTACTAAGGCCACAACATCCGCATTAATAGCAGCTATTGCCTTTATCTCATTAGTTGTTGGCGGAATTGGTGTAATGAATATTATGTTAGTTTCAGTGACAGAACGAACACGCGAAATAGGTGTTCGAATGGCTGTTGGGGCAAGGTCTAATGACATACTGCAGCAATTTTTAATTGAAGCTATTCTAGTTTGCTTAATTGGTGGATTATTGGGCATTACGTTATCTTTATTTATTGGTGTAATCTTCTCTTATTTTGTTAGTATATTCCCTATGGTATTTTCTTTAACTGCAATTATTGCTGCATTTTTATGTTCAAGTTTTGTTGGGATTGTTTTTGGTTATTTTCCGGCAAGAAGGGCGGCTAGACTTGATCCTATATATGCATTAGAAAGAGAGTAA